In one Silene latifolia isolate original U9 population chromosome 10, ASM4854445v1, whole genome shotgun sequence genomic region, the following are encoded:
- the LOC141608153 gene encoding uncharacterized protein LOC141608153 translates to MRYYTRRERKTLWLMPCPGSLQISTISTNLFEMLQQSWKEDPHLVSLIADLMRDPNSHKHYTWVKGQLKRKGKLVVGNHDQLPTLIISLMHDNLQAGHSGIEATCQRIRQRFYWKGMKKDVQGYIHNCHTCQQCKYDAAAYPDKLQPLPIPNALWTEVSMDFIDGLPKSMGNDSILVVVDRLSKSTHFIPLKHPYSAAIVAQAYFDFVYKLHGMPQSIVSNRDTIFLSNFWQELFAVQGVNLSMSTAYHPQSDGQTEVINRQVSISHRSNQKLARKYYGPYKILSKVGAVAYKLELPPKARIHHTFHVSLLKRCYGSVPEEPSFPIEPIEPGALKEPELILAKKTVQRGRVSATKVLVKWSDSEIEDTTWEFLYDLLQTYPKFNPWEQGSLEGRGNDASQEPAAMSISTGKDGAKLSHLNMEGNNCKKVKGGAQEDEHMDNHMKVLSHEGLVTKEALMTSMGGNESVGIAHEISTT, encoded by the exons ATGAGATATTATACAAGAAGGGAAAGGAAAACACTGTGGCTGATGCCTTGTCCAGGATCACTACAAATTAGTACAATCAGTACCAATTTGTTTGAAATGCTGCAACAATCTTGGAAGGAAGATCCACACCTGGTGAGCTTAATTGCTGATTTAATGAGAGATCCCAATTCCCACAAACATTATACTTGGGTTAAGGGACAGTTGAAGAGGAAGGGGAAATTAGTAGTTGGGAATCATGACCAGCTACCAACTCTAATTATTTCCTTGATGCATGATAATCTACAGGCTGGCCATTCAGGGATTGAGGCTACATGCCAAAGGATTAGGCAAAGGTTCTACTGGAAGGGAATGAAGAAGGATGTGCAAGGCTATATACATAACTGCCACACTTGCCAGCAATGTAAATATGACGCTGCAGCCTACCCTGACAAGTTGCAGCCTTTGCCTATCCCTAATGCCCTATGGACTGAggtgagcatggattttattgatGGGCTGCCAAAATCCATGGGGAACGATTCAATACTGGTAGTGGTGGATAGGTTATCTAAGTCAACTCACTTTATACCACTCAAGCACCCATATTCAGCTGCAATAGTGGCTCAGGCATACTTTGATTTTGTCTACAAGTTACATGGGATGCCCCAAAGCATAGTGTCTAACAGAGATACCATTTTCCTGAGTAATTTTTGGCAAGAACTCTTTGCTGTTCAAGGAGTGAACCTTAGCATGTCCACTGCATACCACCCTCAatcagatgggcagactgaggtGATTAACAG GCAAGTATCAATTTCCCatagaagtaatcaaaagctggCCAGAAAGTACTATGGTCCATATAAAATTCTGAGTAAGGTTGGTGCAGTAGCCTATAAGCTTGAACTACCTCCTAAGGCAAGAATCCATCATACCTTCCATGTGTCCTTATTGAAGAGGTGTTATGGGTCTGTTCCTGAAGAACCCAGCTTTCCAATTGAACCAATTGAACCAGGTGCATTAAAGGAGCCAGAGCTGATCCTAGCTAAGAAAACTGTTCAAAGAGGAAGGGTCTCAGCTACTAAGGTGCTTGTTAAGTGGAGTGACTCTGAAATAGAGGATACCACCTGGGAGTTCCTATATGACTTACTGCAAACCTATCCTAAATTTAATCCTTGGGAACAAGGATCTTTAGAAGGGAGGGGTAATGATGCAAGCCAAGAACCTGCAGCAATGAGCATCAGTACTGGAAAGGATGGCGCCAAACTGTCACATTTAAATATGGAGGGAAATAACTGTAAGAAGGTAAAAGGAGGGGCCCAGGAGGATGAGCATATGGATAATCACATGAAAGTGCTGAGTCATGAAGGATTAGTCACCAAGGAAGCTCTAATGACATCTATGGGAGGGAATGAATCCGTTGGAATTGCACATGAAATTAGTACTACATGA
- the LOC141605897 gene encoding CDPK-related kinase 1-like, translating to MEDFLHGRGGKYPEDDAKAVMVQILSVVAYCHLQGVVHRDLKPENFLFTSNDDHSPLKAIDFGLSDYVKSDERLNVMVGSAYYVAPEVLHRSYGTEADMWSIGVIAYILLCGSRPFWARTEFGIFRAILKADPTFDEAPWPSLSPEAKDFVKRLLNKDYRKRLMAAQALSHPWLSGFLDIKIPQDMIVYRLVRAYICSSSLRKVALGAVVRNAIEAIKDSKVIEYVNMVYIFFHTSFTLLTMAYIFFF from the exons ATGGAAGATTTTCTCCATGGAAG AGGTGGGAAGTATCCGGAAGACGACGCAAAGGCGGTTATGGTTCAGATTCTCAGTGTGGTTGCCTACTGTCATCTTCAAGGTGTAGTCCACCGAGATCTCAAGCCAGAG AACTTTCTATTTACGTCCAACGATGATCATTCCCCTTTAAAAGCCATTGACTTTGGGCTGTCCGACTATGTCAAGTCAG ATGAGAGATTAAATGTTATGGTAGGAAGTGCATATTACGTGGCTCCTGAAGTCCTCCACAGGTCTTATGGAACTGAGGCAGACATGTGGAGCATTGGGGTGATTGCTTATATTCTTCTATGTGGAAGCCGACCCTTCTGGGCCCGCACAGAGTTTGGGATATTCCGGGCTATTTTAAAGGCGGACCCCACTTTTGATGAAGCCCCTTGGCCATCATTATCACCAGAGGCAAAAGACTTTGTCAAGAGATTGCTAAACAAAGATTACCGCAAGAGATTAATGGCTGCTCAGGCACTCA GTCATCCATGGCTTTCTGGTTTTCTAGACATCAAGATCCCACAAGATATGATAGTGTACAGGCTTGTAAGAGCTTATATATGTTCATCTTCTCTACGTAAAGTAGCTCTAGGG GCAGTGGTAAGGAATGCTATCGAGGCTATAAAGGACTCTAAGGTTATTGAATATGTCAACATGGTATATATTTTTTTCCATACATCTTTTACCCTGTTAACAATggcatatattttttttttctaa
- the LOC141605896 gene encoding uncharacterized protein LOC141605896 isoform X3 encodes MYYVATLRELLEQLTEETTLDGLPRVSKAKVNDYSEKIESIASQLASPVEIFVETTTEEIPTHIEEEKVVSPPGLRKRPVPSSFVEDKSHDNNIGDQSSKHVKLDAAAHSHIDKHRKLQEDLTDEMVQMARQLKENSLMMNRSVKNAEKILDSTEQAIEHSLASTSHVNVRATNVFSQSSKTSCFTWLAMLVMVMVFMMVALLIRIT; translated from the exons ATGTAT TATGTAGCCACACTTAGAGAATTGTTAGAACAGCTCACTGAAGAGACTACTCTAGATGGCTTACCCAG GGTCTCAAAAGCTAAGGTGAATGATTATTCTGAGAAGATAGAATCTATCGCTTCACAATTAGCTTCACCGGTG GAAATCTTTGTAGAGACAACAACTGAGGAAATCCCTACACATATCGAAGAGGAAAAAGTAGTATCCCCACCTGGACTAAGGAAGAGGCCTGT GCCATCCTCGTTTGTAGAAGATAAATCTCATGATAATAATATTGGTGACCAATCCTCAAAGCATGTCAAATTGGATGCGGCTGCACATTCGCATATTGATAAGCACAG AAAGCTTCAAGAAGACTTGACTGATGAAATGGTTCAAATGGCTCGGCAGCTAAAAGAAAATAGCCTTATGATGAATCGCTCAGTGAAAAATGCTGAGAAG ATACTTGATTCGACCGAGCAGGCAATTGAGCACAGCTTGGCAAGCACAAGCCACGTCAATGTTCGGGCAACAAATGTGTTTTCGCAAAGTTCAAAGACGTCTTGTTTTACATGGCTTGCTATGCTTGTCATGGTGATGGTGTTCATGATGGTAGCTCTCCTTATCAGAATCACCTAA
- the LOC141605896 gene encoding uncharacterized protein LOC141605896 isoform X2, whose protein sequence is MGLSKTEINFRRLLASAPRQQNQAKLIHYVATLRELLEQLTEETTLDGLPRVSKAKVNDYSEKIESIASQLASPVEIFVETTTEEIPTHIEEEKVVSPPGLRKRPVPSSFVEDKSHDNNIGDQSSKHVKLDAAAHSHIDKHRKLQEDLTDEMVQMARQLKENSLMMNRSVKNAEKILDSTEQAIEHSLASTSHVNVRATNVFSQSSKTSCFTWLAMLVMVMVFMMVALLIRIT, encoded by the exons ATGGGGCTGAGCAAAACTGAGATAAATTTTAGAAGGCTACTTGCATCGGCACCTCGGCAGCAAAATCAGGCAAAACTAATCCAT TATGTAGCCACACTTAGAGAATTGTTAGAACAGCTCACTGAAGAGACTACTCTAGATGGCTTACCCAG GGTCTCAAAAGCTAAGGTGAATGATTATTCTGAGAAGATAGAATCTATCGCTTCACAATTAGCTTCACCGGTG GAAATCTTTGTAGAGACAACAACTGAGGAAATCCCTACACATATCGAAGAGGAAAAAGTAGTATCCCCACCTGGACTAAGGAAGAGGCCTGT GCCATCCTCGTTTGTAGAAGATAAATCTCATGATAATAATATTGGTGACCAATCCTCAAAGCATGTCAAATTGGATGCGGCTGCACATTCGCATATTGATAAGCACAG AAAGCTTCAAGAAGACTTGACTGATGAAATGGTTCAAATGGCTCGGCAGCTAAAAGAAAATAGCCTTATGATGAATCGCTCAGTGAAAAATGCTGAGAAG ATACTTGATTCGACCGAGCAGGCAATTGAGCACAGCTTGGCAAGCACAAGCCACGTCAATGTTCGGGCAACAAATGTGTTTTCGCAAAGTTCAAAGACGTCTTGTTTTACATGGCTTGCTATGCTTGTCATGGTGATGGTGTTCATGATGGTAGCTCTCCTTATCAGAATCACCTAA